Below is a window of Planktothrix tepida PCC 9214 DNA.
ATTATCTTAGTAAAAAGATACTCAAAATTGGATATAAAATCAGGAGAAAATGATGAGTCAAAATCAAACTGAAAATTCGGAGACTTTACCCGAAGAAGTCGCCCAAAATCCAGGTGCGAGAGTCGCCGCCATTAATCGTAATCCTACCATTACTCAAGAAGAAGCAAAAAATGCCAACGAAGGAAAAGGCCCCAATGGTGCGGGCGGTGTGGCTCCCAGTTCGGCTGAGTATTACGTTCCCAGTTCTTCCAACCCTAACCCAACCGATCTTCCGAGTACCACCTAAGCTGAAGAAGTTAACAGAAACCCCACCTCAATTATTCCGCTTGGGGATAAACTGGGGTGGGGTTAGGGGTTAATAAAAGCTAATAGAAATTGTAAAAAATTCTGACCTCTGTACTTAAAGAAAAGTCATGCAGAGTTGGCAATTGAGTAAAAAAATGCTAGAATCTGATATAAGATTATAAGTTTTTTAATCGTTGCCAATCGCCTAAGTTACGACACTGCCGAAATAGGGAAAAAGCGGTTCCAAAGGAACAACCCTGACGCTGGGAAAAATCTCGAATTGTTGTTACAACTTCCAGCACGGTATCAGGATCGGCATCCAGTTGAAGATGAACTTGCTCCAACAAGGAGACAACATTTTCAGCAGGTAAACACAGACTGAGAACTTCTTTGACTTGCGTATATTTGTTGTTCACGAGCTCAGGTTTGGGTAAAGGGGAGACTAGATAGAATGATTCTATCTAAAGATAGATGAAAAAACGTGAAAGTTATTATATCTTATCATCTTTAAAACTCAGAAGTTGAGTTCGTTTTATTTGTTTTGATTAAACTTTAAACAGAGAATTAATAACCTTAAATCTTTATCTTTCTAGGCTAAATCAAGCTCTAATTCAACTAAATTTATTGAGATTGAACATTCCCATTGTTCAAGAAAAATATTCCATGACCGAAGTTCGACAATGGGTTTAATAATCTCGATAATAATGGGTTTCTTGTTTATCTCCATTAGCAACCATTCCTAATACAGGAACCCCGGCGGTGTTAATTTCTCTCAAAGCTAAACTAAAAGCTTCTCGGTCAGTTTTTCCTAAACCCACAACCATCATTAACCCATCCGTATGAGGTGCTAATAAATTAGCATCAGCTAACCCTAAAATTGGAGCGGTATCGTAAATAATTAAATCAAAAGATTCCTGCAATTGCTTCATTAACTCTTGCATTTGTTTTGAGGATAATAACCGAGTCGGATCAGGATAAAAGTCTCCGGCGGTTAAGACATATAAATTATCCTCGTTAGGAGCTTGTTTAATCACGGTTTTAAACTCTAGTTTTTCTGTAATAATATTAGTTAAACCTTGTTGATTTAAAAGCTCTAACATGGTATGAATTCGAGGACAACGTAAATCAGCATCAACTAACAAAACCCGTTGACCCATTGCTGCTGCTCCTTGTGCTAAATTCATGGCAATGGTAGATTTTCCATCAGATGGAGTTGCAGATGTAATCACACAGGAACGCACAGTTCCTTCAGGATTGAGTAAGCGTAAATTTGTATTTAAAGCTCGGAATGCCTCTTGGAATGGGCTACAAGCGGGATAGGTGATATTAGAAATATCAAGAGTCGGTGCAACAGAACCCGGAAGCATTAACGCCTCATTACTGGCTGGAATTACCCCTAATAAGGGTAAACCAATACTATCAGTAACTTCATGGGTCGTGCGATAAACATTATTGAATCGTTCCAGAATTTGAGCCGTAATTGCTCCTAAGAATAATCCCGCTAATCCTCCTAATGCTAAATTTAAAGGAACATTGGGAGAAACAGCCAGTAATTCGCCATTGGTTTGGCTGGGAATGCGAGGAGGTGCAATTAGTTCCCAAGGTTCCGGTTTCGTTTTGGGAACAACTTCTAATTGCATGGCTTGGCGTTTATTGGTGAGTTCTGTCAGTTGAGTATTCGTGGTTTTTAACTGTTGTTGTAAACTGTTATAACGACTAAAAACCACCGGAAACACTTGAGAATATTGGTTAAATTCTTGAGCCGCTTTTTCTAAAACTTCATTTCTCACCTTCAACATCTCAATATTATTAGCCGTCATCACTAACTGCTGGATGAGTTCCATTCTAATAGAATCTTGAAACCGGATAATATTAGGATCAACCTGATCAGAATTTTTTCCTAAAATCCGTTTCGCTTCCTGTTCTAATAAGGGTAATAATTGCGATCGCTGATCTAATAATACTTGAATTTGAGGAGCATTTCCTTTAAAACGGGCAGAT
It encodes the following:
- a CDS encoding polysaccharide biosynthesis tyrosine autokinase is translated as MKTRKLSRLSAAHPQNKPLYSVERIPSGSPVYYDADLYPLEYNPGEKFNFWQVLWKRAIAVLGVTTAVTTGVYLWTINQTPEYKGSFQILVESQPQLQPKSSEVEGKTDLDYYSQIEILQSPKLMSGILKAIQTRYPEVTYDSLFNKTTGQTFWKHDILSIKPLKATRIVEVSYQDAEPQKVQFVLEKLAEGYLKYSIPEDKKAQDREQQFKLIQQQITQLEKKIPQFQQEIQKIQQQYKFIDPQLQTQYLAQQNSQIQSQKLETQAQLQQQESQYQTLQQQLGLKPEQALLASALSQSPQYQSLLQELLQLETKIAIESARFKGNAPQIQVLLDQRSQLLPLLEQEAKRILGKNSDQVDPNIIRFQDSIRMELIQQLVMTANNIEMLKVRNEVLEKAAQEFNQYSQVFPVVFSRYNSLQQQLKTTNTQLTELTNKRQAMQLEVVPKTKPEPWELIAPPRIPSQTNGELLAVSPNVPLNLALGGLAGLFLGAITAQILERFNNVYRTTHEVTDSIGLPLLGVIPASNEALMLPGSVAPTLDISNITYPACSPFQEAFRALNTNLRLLNPEGTVRSCVITSATPSDGKSTIAMNLAQGAAAMGQRVLLVDADLRCPRIHTMLELLNQQGLTNIITEKLEFKTVIKQAPNEDNLYVLTAGDFYPDPTRLLSSKQMQELMKQLQESFDLIIYDTAPILGLADANLLAPHTDGLMMVVGLGKTDREAFSLALREINTAGVPVLGMVANGDKQETHYYRDY